In Centropristis striata isolate RG_2023a ecotype Rhode Island chromosome 8, C.striata_1.0, whole genome shotgun sequence, the genomic window CTTTAGTCCCTGGTCTGTAGTCTTTAGTCCctggtttctggtttctgtttccCTGCAGTTCATCATAGCTGGATCTCTGACGGTGTTTGCTGGTGCTTCACTGAAAGAGACTCTGGTGAGTAACTCCTCATCACTGTAGtccaggtcttcaggtcttcaggtcttcaggtgTTTCAGGTGTCCTGATGTGTCTCTGCAGATTAAATCTGCTGTGCGCTTTAACATGGTTGCTGTTGTGGCTGCGCTGGCTGCCACCGTCCTCTTCTTCGTGGACGTGGCTATCGGGATGAAGAACCACAACGACCCGTTTGTGCACCACAGAAACCTCAAAGACCAGGTCAGTCTTTAGATTTGATTTACACTTATTTTTACACTGATACAGTGATTCATACTAcgatgattgtgtttgtgttgaggttTCCAACACAGCCCAACTTAGTTTGGAGGAACTTGTCTAGCTCCTGGTCCAGAGCTGGTTCTCTCACAGAACACGAGGAACTGGAGACAATGAATCCCTTTTAGAGGTTCTAATTCTCGGGAGCTCTCAGGAGCTCTGGGTACCGTTGATGGTGTGTTTAGGTGGTTTTCAGGCTGGAAGATGGAGGCTCCGCCATCAGGACTGTGTCAGACAGAACCAGAGAGTCTGGACCAAGACGAGGGACCACAGGGTCCTGTCGTGTCCAGAGGAAGGGGGGCGACTGGTAAAACTGGTCTTTAGTCCCTGGTCTTTAGTCTTTTGTCCCTGGTCTATAGTCTTTAGTCCCTGATCTTAAGTCTTTAGTCCCTTGTCTTTAGTCTTAAGTCCCTGGTCTTAAGACTTTAGTCCCTGATCTTTAGTCTTTAGTCCCTGGTCTTTAGTCTTTAGTCCCTGGTCTTTAGTCCCTTGTCTTTAGTCCCTGGTCTTTAGTCATTAGTCCCTGATCTTAAGTCTTTAGTCCCTTGTCTTTAGTCTTTAGTCCCTGGTCTTTAGTCTTTCTTCCCTGGTCTTTAGTCTTTCTTCCCTTGTCTTTAGTCTTTAGTCCCTGGTCTTAAGACTTTAGTCCCTGATCTTTAGTCTTTAGTCCCTGGTCTTAAGTCTTTAGTCCCTGGTCTTTAGTCCCTTGTCTTTAGTCCCTGGTCTTTAGTCATTAGTCCCTGATCTTAAGTCTTTAGTCCCTTGTCTTTAGTCTTTAGTCCCTGGTCTTTAGTCTTTCTTCCCTTGTCTTTAGTCTTTAGTCCCTGGTCTTAAGTCTTTAGTCCCTGGTCTTTAGTCACTAGTCCCTGGTCTTAAGACTTTAGTCCCTGATCTTTAGTCTTTAGTCCCTGGTCTTTAGTCCCTGGTCTTTAGTCATTAGTCCCTGGTCTTTAGTCTTTAGTCCCTTGTTTCCAGACCACAGGCTCCTGGAGTGTCCAGACGAAGGGGGATAACTGGTaaaacaggttttatttttttccagggTCTCCAGTACACAGGTTTTTCATTTCCCATGTCCTTTCTGGAGTTCGGTTTGTCCCTTCAGGTGGTCCTGAGCCGCTGCAGAGGTTGTGAGCCACAGGTGAGTCCCACCGCACCTCAAGTCCCTGGTCTTTAGTCTTTAGTCCCACTGCACCTGAACCCAGCAGGTCCCTGGTCCGGGTGAGTCCAGCTTTGGTTCTGGTTGAAGACagatttgttgtgtttgcagGCGTACACCATCACCAACCAGGTCTACGGAAGCGATGCAGTCGCCATGGAGACTCCGCCCCCACACCAAGCCCCGCCCACAGCATATGCCCCGCCCCCTCCCTATGAGGTCTGTGATGCAGGTCTGAGGTCATGTGATCAAATCAGCCTTAttgcttgttgttgttgaatgtttgtgttgttctttACAGAAGCTTCCAGACCACGCCCTGTgagctgaggccacgcccccttctgactgacatcatcacatgtagTATCGTCTCAACCCGTCAGACTTTGATCACTTTAAACGTTTTAGACTGAATACTTGAGTCGGTCTGGTTCAGGTTCAGAGTTCCTCCTAAAGCTTCTCCACTCACATTTAATGGATGAACTCACTGAATGTCTCCAACTGTGTTTAGTCCCTGGTCTATAGTCCCTGGTCTTTAGTCCCTGATCTTTAGTCTTAAGTCTCTGGTCTTTAGTCTTTAGTCCCTGATCTTTAGTCTTTAGTCTCTGGTCTTTAGTCCCTGGTCTATAGTCTTTAGTCTCTGGTCTTTAGTCCCTCATCTATAGTCTTTAGTCCCTGATCTTTAGTCTTTAGTCCCTGGTCTGTAGTCTCTAGTCCCTGGTCTATAGTCTTTAGTCTCTAGTCTTTAGTCCCTGGTCTATAGTCTTTAGTCCCTGATCTTTAGTCTTTAGTCTCTGGTCTTTAGTCCCTGGTCTATAGTCTTTAGTCTCTAGTCCCTGATCTTTAGTCTTTAGTCCCTGGTCTATAGTCTTTAGTCCCTGATCTTTAGTCTCTGGTCTTTAGCCTTTAGTCCCTGGTCTGTAGTCTTTAGTCTCTAGTCTTTAGTCCCTGATCTTTAGTCTTTAGTCTCTGGTCTTTAGTCCCTGGTCTATAGTCTTTAGTCCCTGGTCTATAGTCTCTGGTCTTTAGTCCCCGGTCTGTAGTCTCTAGTCCCTGGTCTGTAGTCTCTAGTCCCTGGTCTATAGTCTTTAGTCCCTGGTCTGTAGTCCCTGGTCTTTAGTCTTTAGTCCCTGGTCTATAGTCTCTGGTCTTTAGTCCCCGGTCTGTAGTCTCTAGTCCCTGGTCTGTAGTCTCTAGTCCCTGGTCTATAGTCTTTAGTCCCTGGTCTGTAGTCCCTGGTCTTTAGTCTTTAGTCCCTGGTCTGTAGTCTCTAGTCCCTAGTCTGTAGTCTCTAGTACCTGGACTTTAGTCTCCATTCTGTAGTCTCTAGTCCCTAGTCTTTAGTCTCTAGTCCCTGGTCTGTAGTCTGTAGTCCCTAGTCTCTAGTCCCTGGTCTGTAGTCTCTAGTCCCTGGTCTATAGTCTTTAGTCCCTGGTCTATAGTCTCTGGTCTTTAGTCCCCGGTCTGTAGTCTCTAGTCCCTGGTCTGTAGTCTCTTGTCCCTAGTCTGTAGTCTCTAGTCCCTAGTCTGTAGTCTCTAGTCCCTGGTCTTTAGTCTCTAGTCCCTGATCTTTAGTCTTTAGTCCCTAGTCTCTAGTCCCTGGTCTTTACTCTCTAGTCCCTGGTCTGTAGTCTCTAGTCCCTGGTCTGTAGTCTCTAGTCCCTGGTCTATAGTCTCTAGTCCCTGGTCTGTAGTCTCTAGTCCCTGGTCTCTAGTCCCTGGTCTGTAGTCTCTAGTCCCTAGTCTCTAGTCCCTGGTCTGTAGTCTCTAGTCCCTAGTCTCTAGTCCCTGGTCTGTAGTCTCTAGTCCCTGGTCTGTAGTCTCTAGTCCCTAGTCTCTAGTCCCTGGTCTCTAGTCCCTGGTCTGTAGTCTCTAGTCCCTGGTCTGTAGTCTCTAGTCCCTGGTCTCTAGTCCCTGGTCACATGTAATGGAATTCTCTAACTgtggaacaaaaacatgaataaaaatgtttattcacaaaAACTAAAGTTTCCGTCTGAACACAAAATATTTTGTCCTTtagttttaaatgattcatgttttacattttccactttatttacatttgaagACTGTTGGAATGGTTTCCAGTATAAATGAgcgattatattattattataataattattataatattatctgTCGGGACAGGAAGTGTCTGATTAGAAAACAAGCTTCAAGGACGTAACGTCCCAATAATCAGAGCCTCCTGGCCACGCCCCTCCTGCTGGCCACGCCCCTTCGGTCTAACCACGCCCCTCCTGTTGGCCACGCCCCTTCGGTCTAACCACGCCTCTTTCATTTGGGCCACGCCCCTTCTGCTTAGCCACGCCTCCTCCATGAACTCCACCATACAACGAATCAACAAACGAATAAATCAGCTGCTGAACGTTCAGATatttaatgaagtaaaaaacagtttcaaaaacattcaaaagtcaacaaaaacaaacaaacagggagTGACAGAAAATATTTACAGTTATTGACGGTCAATACTCAAAGCAGCCGATCATTAATGAGTGAATCCTGATCTGATCAATAATCTCAAAGAAGTGAAACGACTTTTCgtttcagtgtttttgtcttttttggtcttttagtgttttttattctcagtggaaatataaaatatttacacagaATGATGATTAATAAGATGAAACGCTGCgttcacaacaaacacaaacagtttgTTACCGTGACGACAGCAACAAGCTTCAGTCTGATTCAGTCTGAAGACAAAATTAATtctttatctgtgatttaatgcCAGTAAACAGTTTTATGTTTCATCATTAGTTTGGTGAGAAGCTTCAGAACCAGATATAATGTAgtgacagatatatatatatataaaaagatgtACAGAGATAAAGAAACACATTTagatataataaaacatatagaGAGATGTATAGAGCTCTGAGCCTGTAGTGAGACataaaacagagttcagagcTTCACTTGTTTCATTTCTTGAAGAACTTCTTGTTGAGGAGGAAGATGAGCAGGTTGACGTTGACCTTCGCCTTGTCGAACATCTTCATCACCGCCACGCCTTCatactgcagctgcagcaggtcctgcaacacattacacacagTGTTTAGCCTGGTTCAGCCCAGCGTTTAGCCTGGTTCAGCCCAGCGTTTAGCCCGGTTCAGCCCAGCGCTTAGCCCGGTTCAGCCCAGCGCTTAGCCCGGTTCAGCCCAGCGTTTAGCCCGGTTCAGCCCAGCGTTTAGCCCGGTTCAGCCCAGCGTTTAGCACGGTTCAGCCCAGCGTTTAGCCCGGTTCAGCCCAGCGTTTAGCCCGGTTCAGCCCAGCGTTTAGCACGGTTCAGCCCAGCGTTTAGCCCAGTTCAGCCCAGCGTTTAGCACGGTTCAGCCCAGCGTTTAGCCCGGTTCTGACCTGGTATTTGAGCAGGAACTCTTCCATCTCGACTCCCAGGAATCGAGCCTTGACGCTGAAGCTTCCTCTCTCCGTTCCTGGAACGATGTCGAACACGACGTTCTTGAACCTGCAGCGTTCAGATGAGTGACAGGTTAtatagattatagattatagatCGTCTATATATTGTGTTCTAATGAGTCTCACTGTGAGGCCGGCAGGTCCTGGATCTCCAGCAGGACTCCTTTCTCCTGCAGCCGGGCGGCCGTGTAGCTCAGAGGCTTCTTCTTCCCTCTGTCTGCCTTCTTATTGGTCGCTTTGCTGCAACACACAACCAATCACAGCCTgcagcctctgtgtgtgtctgtgtgtgcctgtttgtgtctatacctgtgtgtgtgtgtgtgtgtgtgtgtgtgtgtgtgtgtgtacctgtgtgtcaGTTGGtccagacaggaagtgatgtaatCCCTGTAGAAGTCTTCCTGCTGGCGGTGGAAGCTGCTCTTCAGCTGCAGGGCGCCGAGCGTCTGACGCAGCTTCTGAAGCTCCGCCCCTCGCCGCTGGCGCCGCACACGCTGCTGACGGATGTCCTGAGGGGGCGGAGCCAACACGTTAGATAATACTAtactattaatattataataataataactactgCAGGGTTCAAATATTACAGTACAGCGCTGGAATAacaatttttattaatatagtataacaatataataatatttaaatattatgttataagaataataatattttgtaattattattttattataataatacaatataatgttataataatattacaacattattacaataattataaaatattataatatatattttattattatagaaataatataatattattaataatataatattattctaataataatattactgcagtacttaaataataatatcatatatatatatatatatatagatataaaatatattaatggtTGTGGGCGTGGcctgtgggggggggggggggtcacctTGGCGATGAGCTGCAGGACCTGGTTTTGGCTCTCGGGGGGGTTCAGGACTCCGAGTCCCTCTAAACGACGGATTCCCCGCaggatcttcttcttcttctcctcgaGGCTCAGGTTGCCGTTGGCGACCAGCGACTCGTTCCTCTTCAGCTTGTCGGGCGTTCGAGCGTCCTGCCGAGCTCGCCGCTGCACCAGCCAATCGTGGGACGCCTCCTGGTCACGTGACACCGAAGTTCTCAGGATGTGACTCAGAGAGTCACCTGACTGCGTCCTGATGACGTCAACGACCAGCTGCTTCACgctgcaaaacaaacagactgagCAACTAGtaggctaacaggctaacatgCTAAGCTACCTCAGCAGCTAACATGCTAAGCTACCTGAGCAGCTTACAGGCTAACATGCTAAGCTACCTGAGCAGCGAACAGGCTAACATGCTAAGCTACCTGAGCAGCAGGCCTCTGGCGTCCGGTTGGTCGTGTGACTCGTTGAAGATGTCGAACTTGTTGGTGAGACTCAGAGAAACCTCAGATCCTGGATCAGCTGACTCACCTGAGGAACAGAAACCAGATCCACCTGATCATTAATGTGGCTCCGCCCCCCGCAGCAGCTGATTGGTTGATGAGGTCGTAATAATTACTGTACCCATGAGGTCCTGCAGGGCCGGGACCGGCCCCAGGTCCTTCAGCAGCAGCCTGAGGGGGTCTGAGGGGTCCGAGGCCAAAACCTCCTGGTgctccaacaacaactgaacgaacacacacacacacacacacacacacacacacacacacacacacacacacacacacacacacaatgaggcAGCTTTCTTATGACCCAGGACCTGGTTTGGACATTCAGGACAcactggctgtatcccaaagtcaaggatccttcctttggagtcgggtcctccagagctgaggccagagaagttCCTATCACTGGTGTAACAGACTAATAGAACAGCCTTCAGTGTGCGTCATTGTGTAACTGGACGTCCTgtttaaattcagcgccgcaatttcaaaatcagttcaccactttaacatgtctttaATATCAGCACTTtgacatatattacataattattattatattagtggAAGTGGAAGAAGAttctttaaggttgaatctctatgatttatcaagtaaaagccagaaagtggattaaacctgaatatttcactgatcctggctgaatttagccgctacttagtttcataaaagtaGCGGAGCATAACTCACCGTGGAGATGTGTTCTGGGATTTACAGTACAATAAGTTATTTCTAAgtataaataaaggataatagCAGACTGTTGatctgttaacacaataaacaaatgtaaaaccttgtgaatggcatagctacatATACTTTACACATAAAACATCATAATCTCAGGGCTTgaagctgaaaaaaatcctgtgcctgatttttttttatgcatggggGGGATCTTGGCActgatcagcaatcaatcaatcaatcaaagggtcttaGAGGGTCGGATACATGGACGACAAGAGtcggattgttgaagtggaacagcatacaatcatttatgacatttaaCATATTCTttctataaggatagatggtcagatcaacagatcttccacgtcggagaagcaaagtaagctgtttgttgttgttgtttaccttatacgcagtttatcacgggatctcgcggtctcccgtatggtcaggattatcgcgtgttctcgttacCTCGGGTGTATgcggctggctcgctacgctgccgttaCGCGCCCGGTGGGAACTGACGCCAGGCAGAGGACGGacgctaaccctaaccccagtAAGGTTGACGAGTGGGAGAGCGCACGGACcgtatagccgtgtttcgactaccgccgggaaagtctcaggccacatcCTCTCTAATGTCCGCTCACTGCGTGTCTCCacaacaagttagcccccagagcgatttagagactctggaggtgacgtatggttttcgccgttgctaactgtgcacagaaaatgatcataaacaaagcagcatggctaattattatgcacagtgtctccgctgatcataaacatagtaatcgtgaattaacagcatcactaactgtgcacagagtgtctggtgcttgttgtaaacaaacagagatcgctaagtgaacacctgcagcagcacatacacactgtactgctacagagctaactgtagctaactgcctgGTCCTGGACCTGGTCCTGGTACTGACCTGGTGTGTGTTGAGCAGCTCGCTGACGGAGATGTAGACGACGGGTTTGTTGACGATAAGCAGCTCGGAGAACTCGTCCATGTTGAACCGGTCCTCCGGCTCCGGGACGTCACAGACGCTCCACAGGAACTTCCTGTCAAACATGAAACCCAGTCAGTCCAGTCCCAGTCGGGTCAGTCCAGTCGGGTCAGTCCGGTCCCAGTCGGGTCAGTCCAGTCGGGTCAGTCCGGTCCCAGTCGGGTCAGTCCAGTCCGAGTCGGGTCAGTCCGGTCCAGACGGGTCAGTCCGGTCCCAGTGGGTTCAGTCCGGTCCAGTCGGGTCAGTCCGGTCCGGTCCAGGCGGGTCAGTCCGGTCCAGGCAGGTCGGTCCGGTCCAGGCGGGTCAGAACCTGCAGTCGGTGACTCACCTGAACTTGGCGTGCGTCTGGCTGATGTACTGGTTCAGCGCCCTGACGTGGGCCCCGTCTCCGTGGAAGTGTTTGTTGGCGGCGGCTTGCTGCAGCATGCGGGCGATGGAGCCCAGCAGGTGGCGCTGCTCCGGCTGCAGCGCGGCGCCGGCGGACCGGTCCACCACGTCAAACCCGTCTGGCGCCACGACGGCCGGGTTCATGTAGCGGTAATACACCAGGTGACCCACGACCTGCCGGAGAGAGAGGGGACCAGGTCTAGACCAGGAGGGGACCGGGTCTAGACCAGGAGTTGACTGGGTCTAGACCGGGAGGGGACTGGGTCTAGACCAGGAGGGGACCGGGTCTGAATCAGAATCTTACCTTGTAGAGTTCGTCCTCGCTGGCAGCAGGAAACTTTTCCTTCAGAGCGTCTCGGAGAACCTTCGCTGTGTACCGCAAACCATAActacaacagacacaaacacaaatacacaaccTGAATACACAACAAGAACAAATGGTGGAGACTTACGGTAGTTTAGGAGGTGTACGGGTGGAGACTTGCGGTAGTTTGTGAAGGTGAACGGGTGGAGACTTACGGTAGTTTAGGAGGTGAACAGGTGGAGACTTACGGTAGTTTAGGAGGTGAACAGGTGGAGACTTACGGTAGTTTAGGAGGTGAACAGGTGGAGACTTACGGTAGTTTAGGAGGTGTACGGGTGGAGACTTACGGTAGTTTAGGAGGTGAACAGATGGAGACTTACGGTAGTTTAGGAGGTGAACAGGTGGAGACTTACGGTAGTTTAGGAGGTGAACAGATGGAGACTTACGGTAGTTTAGGAGGTGTACGGGTGGAGACTTACGGTAGTTTAGGAGGTGAACAGGTGGAGACTTACGGTAGTTTAGGAGGTGAACAGGTGGAGACTTACGGTAGTTTAGGAGGTGTACGGGTGGAGACTTACGGTAGTTTAGGAGGTGAACAGATGGAGACTTACGGTAGTTTAGGAGGTGAACAGGTGGAGACTTACGGTAGTTTAGGAGGTGAACAGATGGAGACTTACGGTAGTTTAGGAGGTGAACAGATGGAGACTTACGGTAGTTTCGGAGGTGAACAGATGGAGACTTACGGTAGTTTAGGAGGTGAACAGATGGAGACTTACGGTAGTTTCGGAGGTGAACAGATGGAGACTTACGGTAGTTTGTGGAGGTTGGAGGTGATGGCTTTGAGGACGCGGTCCGTCAGGTTCTTCAGGTTGATGATGGCGATGTCGATGCGTCTCTGGACCTCGGGGTGACTCAGAGCCTCTTCAGGTGAGACGTCGTACGGCAGCGAGctgacaggtgagacagatgaAGCAGGTGAGACAGATTAAGCAGGTGAGACAGATGAAGCAGGTGAGACAGATGAAGCAGGTGAGACAGATGAAGCAGGTGAGACAGATTAAGCAGGTGAGACAGATGAAGCAGGTGAGACAGATGAAGCAGGTGAGACAGATTAAGCAGGTGAGACAGATGAAGCAGGTGAGACAGATGAGGCAGGTGAGACAGGTTAGTCAGGTATGTTTATAGATAataatgtgtgagtgtgtccgTTCCCACCTCCTGGTTCCGGTCTGGGTCTCGGTGTGGTTGATCCAGCTCTTGTAGACCTCCAGCGGGTCGGTGCGGATGCTGAGGCTGCGGTCCAGCAGGACGTCCTGCAGCGCCGGGCCCAGAGCGTCCCGCAGCGCGTTCTGACCGCCGGCGTGCCGGTAGAAGTTCACCAACATCTTGATGACGAAGGGGTTACCTGTGACCACGTCCTGAGGCTGCTCCACCTTCAGCCTGACACCACACAGGTAAACAGGTACGTTACTGACACCACACAGGTAAATTACTGACACCACACAGGTACACTTCACAGGgactcacctgtgtgtgtgtgtgtgtgtgtgtgtgtgtgtgtgtgtgtgtgtgtgtgtacctgatcTCGGAGCGCAGCGCGGCGGtgaacagctgcagcagcaggaaagcGTCTCTGCAGTCGGCACCGTAGTTAAACACACTGAACACCAACATCTCCATGAAGCTGGTGGAGCGACTCTGAGGCATCAGGAAGATCAGCTGGGCCAGGTACAGAGGCTGGGTCTGGGGACAGGTAGGTCAGGTGGGACAGGTAGGTCAGGTGGGACAGGTAGGTCAGGGAGCACAGGCAGGACAGGTAGGACAGGTAGGATGGGTAGGACGGGTAGGACAGGTGGGACAGGTAGGACAGGTAGCACAGGTGGGACAGGTGGGACAGGTAGCACAGGTGGGACAGGTAGGATGGGTAAGACAGGTAGGATGGGTAGCACAGGTAGCACAGGTGGGACAGGTAGGATGGGTAAGACAGGTAGGATGGGTAGGACAGGTCGCACAGGTGGGACAGGTAGGAAAGGTAGGAGAGGtaagacaggtgtgtgtgtctcacctgcaGCAGGTAGAACAGGTGCTGGTAGGCCTCcagtctctgtctcctgtcCCGGCTCAGGGCCTTCAGTCCTCGTCTCCTCTGGACGTCCATCATGTCCGACAGCTGCTCCTTGTTCTTCTTGGTCAGCTTCTTACAGTGAGACACCACTTCCTgtccagagagacagacaggtgagggacactGAGGGGACACTAAGGGCCACTAAGGGGACACTGAGGAGGACACTGAGGGACACTAAGGGGACCCTGAGGAGGAAACTAAGGGGACACCGAGGGACAGACGGGTCCTACCTGCAGCGTGGCCCGGTTGCGGACCAGCAGGCCGATCTTCAGGTCCATCATGTCCAGGTCGTCCTCCAGTCGGCGGTTGAAGCGGATCGTCCTCACCACGTCCTCCCTCAGACGCAGAAGCTCCGCCTCCTCTCTGATGTCACCGTCGCCGTGGTCCAGCAGGTGGACGAACTTCCTGAGGACGGACAGCGGGGGCGTGGCCGAGTGCACTGAGACAGgtgaggggagggggaggggcttaACGATGACCTCATCACAATGACGTCACACCAGATCCGACCAATGAGAGACGGCGCCTCGTAAACTCACCCAGCGTCCGGTACTCGTCTCTCGCTCTGCTCGCCCTGAAGAACGCCTGGATCTTCACCACGGCGCCCACCTGAGGACACACGCCGTTACCACGGTTACTAGGGCGTTACTACAGCGTTACTATGGCGCTCAGAGGGAGGAGCCAGGACAGGTCACCGACCAATCAGGACTCACCTGACGACTGAGGAAACTCAGCCGAGCTCGATACTTCCTCCTCGCCGACCACATCCGCACCAACGACTGGATCTGTTTACAAATCAACGACATGTTTACAAACATCAACGACATGTTTACAAACATCAACGACATGTTTACAAACATCAACGTCATGTTTACAAACATCAACGACATGTTTACAAACATAAATGTCATGTTTACAAACATCAACGACATGGTTACATCATTTAAGGATCTGTTcgtaaacatttaacatgtttgtaAACATTCAAAATGTTTCCATGTTACCTTGACAACAGCTCTCCAGTTCGTGTAGAG contains:
- the LOC131976099 gene encoding membrane-spanning 4-domains subfamily A member 15-like encodes the protein MDRSSHWDMSASGTPSVVLVTRVQRRVLRVFPPPPPPRGTTAPPEDNYTFNRATPLVVGMVQIIFAVGILVLCVMVFTSGSDRLAVSSGVVLWGPVTFIIAGSLTVFAGASLKETLIKSAVRFNMVAVVAALAATVLFFVDVAIGMKNHNDPFVHHRNLKDQGLQYTGFSFPMSFLEFGLSLQVVLSRCRGCEPQAYTITNQVYGSDAVAMETPPPHQAPPTAYAPPPPYEKLPDHAL
- the iqgap3 gene encoding ras GTPase-activating-like protein IQGAP3; translation: MADSCRTYERLTAEQMDEQRIQNVAYQYLCRLEEAKRWMEACLGAELPAPTELEEGLRNGVVLAKLGHRFSPNVVPLKKIYDPDQLRYQAVGLQFRHTDNINHWRNAMTSLGLPAIFHPETTDVYDKKNMPRAVYCIHALSLYLYRLGLAPQIHDLYGKVNFTEEEISNMKSELDKLGLQLPAFNKIGGILANELSVDEAAGHAAVIAINEAVDRGQLEVTAAALRNPNALLTDLQEALMNVYQEVLQHARRSKQQEASVRQAGGSEEKDVYEEFLTRREIQNNINIVNVRWAVDQVDEALDLSCEASLASALQRPCLSLRGVRTDNSLWYLETLTAQRQHKAQEEGCVDPLEPDELQDGVTAANQDAHRARTMRAAVRSVNASLRLNDPRHTVSCLMTSDLQLPEVFPFAAGLYHRELQLLQRRTSQGELQQEELFVAVEMLSAVALINQAAEAGHLQQFSSSLVSPSAGLSDVDPALLDRYFEALVGVKQQVSRDLLTWNQLQEVVNSVNQSVQEEHTELLAVQQVNEAVLRGDAERLLSALLLPSCCLEDVLPANTCRYLDLLTSAREHRAQVSRDRGAELWLADIQEAVRTANQQSQRALKLCLSVAAVNQAVKENRVNQTLRVLLLAEVGLQGVVPSCAADYQKELHALLARRRRAGDNRSPWVRVRLDDGSFYYLHLNRLEGSWEKPDGFIQNSVFLDRQLIQEVVSSVSASYSRGVLWRSSEALITRLQAASRGFLLRQKLKARQRYLSNHTPAAITIQAHWRRFVQQRAYRQRLQFLYTNWRAVVKIQSLVRMWSARRKYRARLSFLSRQVGAVVKIQAFFRASRARDEYRTLVHSATPPLSVLRKFVHLLDHGDGDIREEAELLRLREDVVRTIRFNRRLEDDLDMMDLKIGLLVRNRATLQEVVSHCKKLTKKNKEQLSDMMDVQRRRGLKALSRDRRQRLEAYQHLFYLLQTQPLYLAQLIFLMPQSRSTSFMEMLVFSVFNYGADCRDAFLLLQLFTAALRSEIRLKVEQPQDVVTGNPFVIKMLVNFYRHAGGQNALRDALGPALQDVLLDRSLSIRTDPLEVYKSWINHTETQTGTRSSLPYDVSPEEALSHPEVQRRIDIAIINLKNLTDRVLKAITSNLHKLPYGLRYTAKVLRDALKEKFPAASEDELYKVVGHLVYYRYMNPAVVAPDGFDVVDRSAGAALQPEQRHLLGSIARMLQQAAANKHFHGDGAHVRALNQYISQTHAKFRKFLWSVCDVPEPEDRFNMDEFSELLIVNKPVVYISVSELLNTHQLLLEHQEVLASDPSDPLRLLLKDLGPVPALQDLMGESADPGSEVSLSLTNKFDIFNESHDQPDARGLLLSVKQLVVDVIRTQSGDSLSHILRTSVSRDQEASHDWLVQRRARQDARTPDKLKRNESLVANGNLSLEEKKKKILRGIRRLEGLGVLNPPESQNQVLQLIAKDIRQQRVRRQRRGAELQKLRQTLGALQLKSSFHRQQEDFYRDYITSCLDQLTHSKATNKKADRGKKKPLSYTAARLQEKGVLLEIQDLPASQFKNVVFDIVPGTERGSFSVKARFLGVEMEEFLLKYQDLLQLQYEGVAVMKMFDKAKVNVNLLIFLLNKKFFKK